In the genome of Pogona vitticeps strain Pit_001003342236 chromosome 13, PviZW2.1, whole genome shotgun sequence, the window TGCCTCGTTGTATAACTGAGATGCACCCTGGGACCAAATTGATGAGCCACAATTAGCcacaacaagttacacaaaccttatttGAGGAATAATAGGCTTCTAGCTGTTGTATAACAGAGTAATTTATGCAGCTGAAGAAGATATGCACCATCTTAGAAGAAGAATTCCCTTCTCTTCATGGAAGGAAAGAATACATCTTCATACATCTGAAGTTCACAAAGTGTTGTCTACAAACATCATCATTTTAAACATACGTACATATATGCAGATTTAGTTCTCAGATGAATATGATGAATTAGGTGAATAACTTTCCTTTCATTCAGTAGTAATTAGTCTACACAGATGAACTGGGAAGCCGCCACCTGATTGCAAACATGTTCTTTCTGGATGCCAAAGATGGGTTGCtacaattttctctttctctttccaataggaaaaaaaaaaaatttagatgcatatacagtggtgtctcgcttgacgattacctcgtaaGATGagaaaatcgcttgacgattagttttttgcgatcgctattgcgatcgctattgcgattgctagacgatgactgaatgggcttttttcgcttaacgttgatcggttccttgcttcgggaaccgatttttcacttaacgacgatcaaaaacagctgatcgttaggtttgaaaatggccgcctgctgtgcaaaatggctccccgttgcaCTTTagaacggattcctcgcattacagacaccggaaaatggctgccctatggaagattttcgctggacgctgaggtatttcgtccattggaatgcattgaactggttttaaatgcatttcaatgggctttttcgtttcgcttgacaaggatttcgcttaacagttaTTTGAACGAAATGAattctcgtcaagcgaggcaccactgtatgtgtatgtgctgtacattttttaaagcacgtggagctttatttttttttagaataTGTGCTGAAATCTGGAATGAGCGTATTTTGATTTCCTTGTCTTGGTTCTGTTCCCGCTACCATGCTGTCTTGAATTATTGTTGTTTATTTGCTCACTTGACTAATGGAAATTTATCTAATGTTGTTTGGTTACATTTATGTAATacattgtatttaaaaacatattaagaaTTTATATGACAGGTCCAGAAAACCCATATTTAGAAAAATCTGGACTTAATTATGTAAAGCTAACTGATTCGCAGCAGGTGTCTCTAGCAATCTACTTCTGTCAACATTTTCAGATCCCTAGGGCACCGTTTTTTCCACTGAGAATCTAATATTTTCTTATTCTACTGACCTTTTAAAATTCAAGATAGCCACTTAAAATATATCAATTTATGTTGCTTGAATCCATAAAAAATTATTAATACTAATTCAACAGAGACTTTTTTCTAGTGTGTAAGCTAAATCTATTAAGTAATGAATCAAATTCAGCATACTTCAGAATAATCCAATGTGATCATGTTTTAACAATAACTGTTCAAATTAATAATCTTCATTTTAgatattaaaaaacaatgaaatgtAGAGTTGTGCCGTGACTAACCCAAATTGCCCTTTGAAGGGAGGACTTGAGAAGGAGGCAAGCtttataggccagaatcctgttgccctTCATGATTGCATAAGGGAAGTCATGCAACACATTTGACTGGCACACTTCAGAACTGGAATAGCATCTAACGTTTAAAATGATCAGCTATAAGTAAGGAATGCAAATCTTCTGTTATATTTGCTGTGATGTTTAAGTCCCCCTTTTGAAAATGGCCAACTAATTCAGGGTGAGAGAGGCATTAAAGGACACACTGTAGTGTCTATTTCAGTGCTGGACCTACTGAAGGGTTTATAGTTTACATCCTGCCATCAAATCTGCATGAAGCAAGGCTGTTACAATATTTATCCAATCTTTGGGTTCAAAAGCTCTCTTTGGGGGCAGTAATGGGAGAGGAGTTCAATAGCAAATGGTGTCAGTAATAAGTCTTGTGATTGTACACCTGCTGAGTACAAAGTCAGCTGGTGGTCTGTTTCTATTACTAGGTCTCAGGATCTGAGACCAAAGTATGGGATACATACATGATATAGGAATACCCCAATTGTATGTGGGAGCTGTAGCCCCCAAAAAAGTATTTGTTCCAATATTTAGTGTGTTTCAAtatgaaagaaaagggggggggcaggattcaTGTGGCACCTTTTAAAACGGACAAGAGTTATTTTACCATGAGGTTTAATGGGTTATAATCCACACCAGACACATGGGGTGGAATATTCAAAGAGAGTGAAACACGAATCCTAGATTTTTCTAATTTGGTTCTCTGCAAAGATAACCAAACTTTGTGAATTCATGGCGAAGAGACATTTTTATCATCTTTCAGAGAAATGTGCCAGAAATTGCCTGGAGGTGGCTTAGTACTTTGCTCAGCTGAACTCATGGAGACCATTTCAGAATATGCTATTTCTGGGTGTGCCCTGTGCCACAGTAAGGTGAAGAACTTACATGCTCAATTCATATATGCTTGTGGTCAGGGATAGTCACTCATAAACAAAAATGAATCCTACAATATAAAATTTTCCTGCTGGATCCAAATGGTTACATCACTGATTGATTTTAAAAGTAGTGACTAAATCCCTATTCTGTAATTTATGCAGGATAAGACAGATGTCATCATCAGCCATGacaattttttggaaataaaaaaaattctgatcccACTCCCCCTGCAAAACGTCCCAGGGCTCCCATGGGATGGGTTTTCTTGTGGGTAAACTGCTGGGATCTATGGGATGGTGAAACTTTAGGGTAGGGTTAGGATGCTGCATGCTCCATGAGAATGAGGAGCTGCATTTACTTATAGAAACTCGTCCAGAAAGGAATTTATGGGAGACagtattgttttttaattctCTGCTGAGAAGATCTAGGATGAGATCTGTCTGCAAAGATAGTCAAATTTCCTGAATTCATGGCAAAGAGGAGTTGCATCCTGCTGTGCCACTGGAAATCACTAGAGCGACTTGCATTAGAACCAGTGTTCATGTCTAACACTTCCTGGCCCTAGCAGACAATAATGAGTACTGTATAAGGTTAGAAGAAGATAAGGAGTTAGAAGACTTGCATCAGCATGATCATAATTGATGGCTTATTCTGTGTAGCCTTTCCCAGAGAACTCATGATCATATTTGCAGGTCTTCCTGCAGTATAGAGCAAGATATTGAAATGGTACAAGTGGGAGCAGAAATCAACAGAGACCTGGATATATGAAGGCATtatgtgaccttccagatgttgatagACAGCAACTCCCATTAACTCTCAGTATTGACCGTGCTGGCTACAGTTGGTGGGCTGTGCAATATATTGCCCATCTCAGGCTTAGGGGGAGATACTAGTTTTATGTGAATAGCACAGAAAAAATACATGCACAAGAATTGGACTTTTTGGCCTATGAAATAatttgaaagtactgtatgttttGCAATAAGGTGGCCCAGAGCTGATCACACCTGCAAGAAATTATTCCTCCTAGCAGACTTATTTGGCCTTTAGAATAAGCTCACTGTCTTTATGCCTCTGCTGTTCTGTGTAGAACAGGTTGTGAAGATGTCTGCAGAATGACTCTTATCACCAATACACCATTTTGTTAAATATTTCAATGGCTCACAATATTTTCTAAAAATGTACAATAAACATATATTTCCTCTCCCTCTCACCTTCAGTCTGGTCCATGGTTCCCCCTAATGATACACATTCTCAGATAAAATATAACAGCTGCAAAACTGAATTAATATTGAAGCTAACCATCCTGCTGTGAGCACTAGAGTACAAAGCTCACTTTTCTTAGCCTGATTCCTTCCTGTACAATAGCTGTTTAATTTACAAATTTAATTccaactaaataataaataaataccttgttAATGATTTTCATTTCCGGTAAAGTAAAATGTGGCAAAGTGAATTTTCTTGGCAATTCATTAAACTTCAGGATATGTAGTAATTACATTGCTTTAATTCATGTTTGTGTTAGACACAGTGCAAGAAGCTCCAAAGTTATTAAGCAGATTTCATGTGAACTTCCTGTCGCTCTAAACAAACCTTCATTAAAGTTGAAAGGTGCTTTGAATGTTAGAAAAAGAGAATTGGTTTGTTGTTTGTGATGTCTAGATGCTGGCCTTGAGGTATGTGTTCACATGCTTAAAGAACCAAGAAAGACTTGGTATTGATGCTTCCATCAGCTTCTGTCACTGAGCCAAGAAGTCTCTAACATGGCAGCATTTTTTGACTTGGGTAGGGGCTTCCACAGggttggattcccccccccttttttttgtgaCATTGCACAAAATGCCTACCATGTGGAGTTTTACTATAGGTATGAAAATAGCATTTAATGTTTGTAATGCAAATAAGGACATCGAgaatatggttgttgttgtttttcctattGATTGAAATAATGAGAAACTTATATTGGAAGTAGCATGTTTCCTTGGCTGTTTCTAATCCTTGACAATTTCCTCAGGCTGCTTTTCTTTAGAAAGCATTTTTGTGATGCATAAAGTTAATGCACAGTTTGGTGTGCAGCTTATAAAAACTAGCCTGGTAATTCAGATGgggaaaataaacatttcagtggAAAAGATATATGTTtatttagtgtgatttactaatgTTTCCTATTTATATTTTCTCTTATAAAGAATTAACAGTTCTCACTTACTCCTGGGAAGCATGAAAGCTCCTCAGTTATAACCCAAACATATGAAATATACTAGCAATTCCTTGCTCCAGGGAAGCATTTAAGCTTGTCAAccaaagataaaattaaaattttaaacagctgaacaTGCTTATTAATCAGTTAGCTCCAGGGAGTTATTAGAGCTTCCCAACCTCAGagttaaaataataaagagtATATCTATAAAATAGAAGATGAATTTTAGTACAATTATTACTTCTTCCATTTCTCATTAATAGGATGGTGCCAGAAAAAGTGTAGCTAGTTCTTTTTACAAATAACATCAGTTGGAAATGTAGATATCTTAAGAAAAAGTGTCCCTTCATCCCACTCACTCACCCACTCTTCATCTGCACAGAAGAGGAACAAGGGTTGACAGGAGTAAAGATTTCCATTTTTAGTTTACCATTTTTTGTATGTGGTTTAATTCTTGAACAACTTTCAGACTACCTTTTCAAATTACTTTCAGCCCTACGTGGTAACATCTTCCCCATTGAATTTATCTTAGTGTCCTTGACTGACTCATTTTTGCTTGATAATGGAAGGGGGAAATGGAGGATATGCATGATACTTGCCTTAAGTAATACAGACCTTGGGGGACCTGAGATATAGCATGTTTCACTCAGTATAAGCTTGCAAGAACCACAGCCCACTTTATAAATTGTAGGACACTGGAATGGGATTGCAGAACATCCCAGCATAGTGATGCTGATGACTGTTGAAGTCATCCTCATGTTGGAAAAaatctgcatttcctttcctctgcccccTCTCCCACTTGTCTTTAAATACTTGCCAGCAAGACTATATGTCATACATCTAACAAAGTGGGCCAAGTGCCCGAAAGCTTATGCTAAAATCAAACATATTAATCTTTCTCCtttctgctgcaacagactaactcCGCTACCAATAATTATGTTATGAATTTCTATGGTTCAGGGATGCCTAATCTTTTGAGTTGTACAGTACTTGGCTAAGCCTTGCTAAGATAATGTTTGCAAATTTGTAAAATTTGCGTAGTCTTCCACCAACTGAATTCAACACAGTAAATATTTATCACCATGCCTGCTCTTTAAAAATGCATACCACACACCATCAAGTAAATGTTGTTATAATACTCCTTGAGCCCCCAACATATGGAACAAGTTAAAAGTCAAAAGCCTCAAACATACTAAAGTGTGAGTTTCATATCACTTGTAGAGTTAGGTCCAtggtacaaataaaaatgtttgatactttggtaaaataaataaagcttattAACTTAAATAGAGAGTTGGTAGTTACAGTTAGTTGGGAACTTCATCTGATCACATCTGATCTTAAAATCTTGAAAAACTCACATTCCACTCATGAGTATACAGAAACTGAAATGCCATTTCTTTTTACCATTGTAAGTCCCAGTTTTCATTTTCTCCATTAAGATGGAGGAGACACAACCTAAAATTATATTAGAAACATCTGTTCATACATATTAGACAGTGCAGCTGATTAAGTGTTGAGTGAGGTGATATGCCTCCTGAGGAGTTCCAGCTGCAGAGCTGCCCCCTCGCAAAATCTCTTAAAATAGATCAAGCATGATAACTAAATAATATAAATTCCTTGTAAAATATACCAGACTATAAACTGGTCTTCTGCGTCCTGGCGACACCAAAACAATGTCATTGTTGAGGTTCAGTATCCTAGTTGGTCCATAGctcctctttctttgttgctctGGTGTGCTGGTGTTCTTTTCTGATGCAGACTATTTTAATAAAGTTAATAATAAAGTTattaaagtgttttaattttaattgtattttaaaaacaaaaggaattgtATTTCTTTTGATGTTGGTAATGTTATTGTATATATCAATTTTAtgtatactgttttttttttagctattTTGTAAACTGTCCTGGGTCCCAATTCTGGTAGAGAGgtgaagtataataaataaattcagtgatTATTTAGAGGTACAGTAaggaatctctttttaaaaaaccatgaagGCCAGGATACACTTTGACTCATTGTCCCTGATGTCTGGAACTCTGGCATGGAATATCTGTGCAAAGCTAAATTACCACTCTCAAAACCCAAATTTCTGTTAAGTTTACGGTTTGTCAGTCATTATCATCCTAACAGAAAACAGAATGCAAGTTGGTCCCTTATTAATTTTGTCCCttcatttccctttcttctccattgCTAAAGATTGTACTGTAAAGTCCCTGGATTTGGTTCTGTTTGTTATCACCATTTACTATGACTGTGATGAGGGTGGTGTTGGTGTTACTCTATAAAGTGCCACGTGCATCAGTGACAAAACATGTTGGTCATCTTGACTGCTTATCAGCTGTTCTTCAAACATTCTAGACTGAGGGCAATGCTTACACCATTGTCTGTTATGGAGAAGAGCTCCTGAATGTATGCAATGATGCCGATGTGCATTCTGGAGGATTCGGCTAAGGGTTCTGGAGGTCACACGTAGTTCCTAATGGCATTAGCAAGGTCTTTGAAGTCTAACAATTGCATACAACCAAATTTCTCCTGTGGCGTTTTAGGGCATCACTACTATTGGAATGTTAGTTCTCTTCATACAATCTTATCACCCTTTAGTAACACCTAGCATTTGTATGACACTCATTGAGCACACAAAGCACTTGTACATCTATTATCTTAATTCCTATAATGACCCTGTCACAGCTGGTTAGTGTGATCTCATTATTATAGTTTGAGGCTAAGAAGCCAAGGAGAAGAGTATGTCTTAAGGCCTCCTGTGAGGCTGGGGCATTCATTAGAGGAGGTTCCAGCTGAGGATTCCCTGATTCATAGTTCCTTCCTTTAGCCACTGTGCTCCGCCAGCTCTCATGGTAGCAGTCTTCTGATAGATGAATCTCTATTTAGGTGGAAGAGGGGCTGCTTCACATCCCTCATAATTCCTGCATTGTATGTTTAAGTATGACACAGGATGagctatatttattcatttatgtgGTTGGTACCTAAATTCTAACCTGGAGGGCTTTCCATGTACAAACACCATGAGGTGTGGAGCATCCTGTGCTCCATTTTGTATCATCTTCATTCCCTTACTGCGTGTTAGACTCTAAATACTGCTAAGACACATCAAGCTATCAGATATTCTTCATGTCTTTTTTCTAAAGAAAGCACAAACCTACTTGTTTGCCAAATAAGATGTCTTTGTGATCTTAAAAAGTGAAACTGAAGTGCTCTGCAAATTCCCTTTGAAAGTGGAATAAAGGAGAAATAGGATAAGGCAAGGGAGCTTATATTTAGAAATCAAAAGCATTCACTTTTTTTacactatttttttatttacatttttttatatgATACCCAGAATATCCCAGCAAGGATTGGCTTTGGGATTCTGAGAGTAATAACAAATTATTTGGCTCCTGGTTGTTTTAATGAGtgattttttctccttttcttccatgATGTTCCTTCCCCTTCAAACTTAAATGAGGccaggagagagaggaaaaaagtgtgtatgtgtgtgtcttctctgcattaaaaataaataaaaaatgaaaccagCCAGAAAACCTCCTAATCCACTAGAAACATCCAAAATAAGCTGTCAGCCTTAGCCAAGCTCAGATCTCCTCCCCACCAAGAACATTTTTAATGCAAGTATCAGACAGTTAGTGACATTGTGGTATTGCGGGGGAAGAGAAAATGAGCAGGCAttatgctttttcttttccttcccctgaGGCTGGTAACATATCCATCGCTTgatgatcattaaaaaaatgttaaaaaaaattgaaagggatTAGCCGCTCTGTTTGTAAATGATCCCGCATGCTTGAGTGATACTCACGCCAGCACTTGGGGCCCTCTTTTCCCTTCACTGCCACCCCCCATGACGTTCATCGTGGGAGGGAAATGGAataagttgtttttttctcttacaCATTTCAGTGTTGCCTAAGAAGAACTGACCTCAGCCCTCAGACTGACTAGAATTAGCTGTAAAATAATTTGGACATCTGGACATAGCAATTTGCAGATCTGTATTGTGTCAGATTCGGCCCAGGTCTAAGTAGTCAGAAGTCTGATAAATATGCTAACCCTGAGCTGACATGGCTTTAATTCCGTACAACCCATTTGTTGCTGGGGATTGAGATTTTGCCAGCAACCCAGATGTCTGCCTTGTACTAGGAAACCATGTAGATAATGCTGAACTCTCCTATGACTTGTTCATGGAAGTAGGGCATATAGCTCATATGTCCCTCGTCCAAACCAGTTCTGTATATCCTGTATGTTTCCTGTGTAACCTCTTATTTCAATATGATGTTCAGTTTATGTAGGTGTTCTTAATCTCCCATACTATAgagactttttaaagtttttgttcTGTGATGCCTTGGAATTTGGGCAAGCTGGGGTTTGATGTAGGTACTTTGGGGCAAGCTTTTAAGCTGGGcagctgacaaactggagcagagAGATGATGGTCATGATGGCACTGAGAAGGTTAGATAAACCAGCAACCTATTATCTGAGGGTGGGGGTGTAGGTATCTCATGGGGGTAGGATGAAATGCCTTGCCCCATTCATGCCATGGACTGGTGTAGACCCACATTTCTCTGCTATATTTCATTGATTAGCTCTTTCTGGATATCTCCTTCAAGGTAACATGAGTGGAACTATTTACTGATACTGCTGTATTCCGAAAAATTGTAATTCCTGAAAGTTGAAGTAGAAGTTTACCATTCACCATTTGCATGTTGTGCCTTCTATGTCAACAAAAATctaacctttctttctctttacaaTTTTCTAGTACTCTTTTATGCTTGAACTAGAGGAGGAtcataattaaatttaaatttaaaccacAGGGTGTACAGCCTTGCCAGCTTTGCTTTCTGCCAAAAATATGGCATCAATTCTATAATATGGGTACAATTTCAAATGCCATGTTTGGTCACGAGAAAGGGGGAGAACAAGAATTCAGCTGCTCCCATCCCCACTCTGGTCACCTATTTCAAACATCATTTCATATTTGATTTTTTGTGGTTTCTGGCTGGTAATGATGAGAAGTGGGATTCAGCTTATTGGGGAAGGCTAACAGAGGGCCTGGAGCTCTGGACTCTTGCACTTAGTTTTAAAACGACACTTTCCCCAACATGTTCTCGCTGTGTTATGTGATTATTCTTTATTTTCCCTTGGTGCCACTATTATCTGAACTAGGCTTGTGTGGGTCAGCAGATTTGTGATTCTTCTTTAGAGGTATGCTAGAAATAGAGGTTCCTTTtctctttgtattgtattgttgAATGTGTTTGACTttgcttatgtatttatttgtgttCCTGTAGCTGGTCTGAAAACCCCAAAGAATGGAAATTCCAAAAGACAAGGCAAACATGGCTCCTTTTACACATGTATGATAAAGATAAGGTAATTCCTGCTGTTACCTTTCCTCCTTTGGGACATTAGCCAAAGAGGTACATCCTTCTTTCACTTCCCTTTTAGCTCTAGGATTTCTTTGTCTCATCATGTGTTATGTAACTGGACCAGAATAAGATGAATTTGTCCAGTCATTCTTCTAGCTAAATAGCCTTAAATTTTGTTAATTGGCTTTGTGTCTGTAGAAACTTTGAGGGCACCTATGCTTGCCAGAGGTGGTCATTAATAACTTGGCTGATCTATAGCCGGTTAAGTGGGAAGTGCTACATGTGAAGAAATGATCTCATAGCTCAGCTGCACCAACTTAGAAGGAAAGCACAGCATGAGTACAGTTGGAAATGCAAAAGCCTGGGATTTgtgctgtggttttgttttggttgtcaAGATCTCTGAACAGTAAGAGGAGGACAAGGCCTAAGGTGAACTTTGTAGTGTCATAGCCTTCAGGATTCataggaaatgtttttttcctttgcaaaattTGAGTCCACTGAGTTGGATGATATATTTTATTAAACTTCCGTTATGTGCGTGTTACATTTATTCCCACACTTcccttcctccaaggagctcaaaTATATTACTCTGTTTTCTCTTAATAGTGTGGTGTAAGGTACCTTAAGCTAAGACATAAGAACAGTCCCAAGAATTCGAACCTTTTGGTCCATATCATCTTGAGTCCAATGACTAACAGAACAAAATGTTCTAATACTGTGCTCAGATGTTTTGCCTTCCACATTCATTTGCTGTATAGAATGTAGAAGACTGAGGCCAAAATGCCTAGCCATAATACTTTTTTATACTGTTTCTGATGACAGGCCATCTTCATACATTATATAGACTGAATGTAAtgtgctgaaaaaaatgtttcatgtGGTACTGTTGGGTGCCCACAGAGACCATGATAGCTGAAATCCTAGATTAACTTTATAGCACAGACAAGCACCActaagacagaaggaaggaaggtaaggaaggaaggaaggaaggaaggaaggaaggaaggaaggtcggaaggaaggaaggactaggaaggaaggaaggaaggaaggaaggaaggaaggaaggaaggaaggaaaggaaggaaggaaggaaggaaggaaggaagggaaggaagaaggaaggaaggaaggagaggaaggataggaaggaagggaaggaaggaaggaaggaaggaaggaaggaaggacggaaggaaggaaggaaggaaggaaggaagggaaggaaggaaggaaggaaggaaggagaaggaaggaaggaaggaaggaaaaaggaaggaaggaaggacaggaagaaggaaggaaggaaggaaggaaggaaaggaaggaggaaggaagaaggaaggaaggaaggaaggaaggaatggaaggaaggaaggaaggaaggacaggaaggaaggaaggaaggaaggaagaaggaaggaaggatggaagcgaaggaaggaagaaggaaggaaggaagaagaaggaaggacaggaaggagaaggaaggaaggaaggaagcgaagaaggaaggaagggaaggaaggataggaaggacaggaaggaaggaaggaaggaagaaggaaggaaggaaggaaggaaggaaggaaggaaggaaggaaggaaggaaggaaggaaggaaggaaggaaggaaggaaggaagaaggaaggacaggaaggaaggaaggaaggaagggaaggaaggaaaggaaggaaggaaggaaggaaggaaggaaggaaggaaggaaggaaggaaggaaggaaggaaggaaggaaggaaggaagtgaaggaagggaaggaaggaggaaggaaggaaggaaggaaggaaggaaaggaaggaccggaaggaaggaaggaagaaggaaggaaggaaggaaggtgaagggagggagggaggggaggggagggaggagggagggagggtgggaggagggagggtCGTGGCGGGAGGTCGTGGCAGGGAGGGAATTCTTGTTCAATGGGAAGGAAATTCTTGTTCAATGGGAGTGAGTTTTGCTTAAGTATCTGTCTGGTGATATTGCTGGTGACTCATCCCAAACTCACCAAACAACTGATGCTTCACTGGTTGAGACCCTTcacattctcttcctttccatcttAAAGGTTCCTgataaatatttttccattttgctGCGGTACCTTGAAGGACTCCAAGGTCGTGCACGAGATGTAACTGTACAGAAAGCAGAAGCTCTTATGAAGGACTACGACAGTTCTGAAAGAGAAGATTCTAGTTTTGTGGAGAAATGTGAACGTATCCGCCAAGTTCTGCAACTGCTATCATAAATATGTTGCCTCCTGTCAAGCCTTTCTAGAACCCTGGATTTGCCTCATCTTACAGGAAGGATAGGACTTCGATCCTTTAAGCAGTTTTTTAAAGGACTCTCTTTCTGAATCTCtgtaattcattatttttaatctttatctTCCTGTTTCTAAAATGGGTTTCTCTCAAAACTGCAAAGATGGTAAAAAGTAAAATCAAAATATAATTGAGCAATCACTGTTAAAAGCAATGGCAGCTGGATTTCTACATCTTcttttaggattttttaaaaagatatttgctatgtaatttattttaaatatttcatctgTTAATGTCAAAAACCCTTTCCTCAAGAATTTAAATCAAGAGCAGCTAAACTCTTTCATTGATTGTGTCTTCTCCATTCCAGTAATGACTGGAATCATCATCTGCACATAGCCTCTATCAGTTAAAGATCTTGAGGCAGTTTATCTTGgcttgcatttattttcttttaaactctattttattttaatagctACGTAATGCACATATGAACTAATAAATGTATTATGGCTTGCATTGTGGAA includes:
- the CHLSN gene encoding protein cholesin isoform X3 codes for the protein MREAGIIAKKEESKKPSASELALDYLTIWSENPKEWKFQKTRQTWLLLHMYDKDKVPDKYFSILLRYLEGLQGRARDVTVQKAEALMKDYDSSEREDSSFVEKCERIRQVLQLLS
- the CHLSN gene encoding protein cholesin isoform X4, which encodes MYDKDKVPDKYFSILLRYLEGLQGRARDVTVQKAEALMKDYDSSEREDSSFVEKCERIRQVLQLLS